Sequence from the Asterias amurensis chromosome 14, ASM3211899v1 genome:
tactatccacaaaaaaaatgaaaaatattcttcttttttttaccgtggacacgtatttcgatattatgtgaaaagaccctctagaaggcatttttcatgttttggggaaaaaagtctagttttgaggcagtactgtcacaacaggatacaattgcccaagtttttgacaccagatattgaaagaccactgttggccctaatcacagccgaaagggaaactttctgtgacccctggcaagttgacattttggggtccaaaaatagggtaaaaatgttgattttgcaagttctaaaaacatactgtaatgcataatgcaaaaatagcacaagggtgttatttaaagcaataacaaattttctcaaggaaggccaaggatgatactttgtagtgatataaaaggttttttgaaataatgttgcattttggttgggtggagttgtaaatatgagctaaaaaccagtttttcagaccccaaaatcggcctaaaatggccaaaaaacaaaatgagccgtaaccatggcaacgggctatatatagaattgaaaatgcaattttgtttactcgccccccaaggcccttcaacccacaaagtataaaaaaaattcattttttgaccgtgagcaagtatgtcaactatttacctgaactgactcttaaggtTTTAATTAGAGGAGTGATACTATGAGTTGTTttgacatttgaaaaaaaatatgtgtaaaGATTGTACTCCGAAAACAAACTACATCCAAGATGACCTCTGCGCAgagggtggtgggggggggggggggcgtcggAAAGAAAGTCGTGGCCATTGTTTTCTAGATCGACTGACTTAATCCACAATTTTTGTAATCAGGGCTGGCAGTCTGATGCTTTTTCTTAAACACATTTGCATTGAAGCTTAATACGACCTTACTTCAAAACTGTATCATTGAGAGCTGTATTTCAAAGACATCCCCCTCCCCAAACCCCACACAAAACCACACCCACCTTAATATGACATCCATTAAAGTGATTTAGCGCCCTCTCGTGCAAGATAAAAATAAAGATAATTGGAGCTGGGAACCAGCCACTACTAGCAGCGCTTCTAGTACAGAAGGATGGCTGGTAACCCACAATTGGGACGCCGCGTGTGGTTAATTTAAGAACCGAGCCGTGACCCGAGTCGAAGCTTCGTAGACAATCGGCTATTCGGACTCTAGGCTCCTTCACAAATAagtatttatataaatatattttgtatctATAAAGTATGTTTAAATACATATTGAAACATTTATTAAACTTTccaaaaatagaattttttttaaaactatctttattaaaaaaaattgttcaaatgtatttgtaaaatgtaaacTCAAGTAAATTTATGAGATTTAAATTTCTGTGTGGTATCTTCGGCAAAAACCGGAATAAAGAGAACAGCACCGCAAAGAGTCACTCCGCCATTTTGTCATTCGCTTTGTGTGCATGTGCTGTGAATCTTCCGTTCAATTTCTCTCAAAATTGTCCTAAAATCGCTGAAAATGAATCGTGGTCGCAACGATCGTCCGTACAGGGGAGGCCATAGAAGCAATTACGACAACAGAAAGAACCAACCGCAGCGACCAGCCATCAAAAAAGAAGTCCAAAGTCCTTCGCCCAACGTCGCTGCCGCAAATAATCCCCGTACGCCGGCAGTCGCCACGCCAAATGCGAAGCCAAACAACAAGGATGAAGCTAAGGTCACAAAGACGAGTCATCAAGACACGAAGCAAGAGTTGAACAAGTCAATGGAAAGAAGTTCATCTAGTATTTCTTCATCTGGTGATCGTGACAACAGACGCCATCATCAACGAGACCACGACCGACGAGACGGAGGAATGTCTGGCGGTCATATGTCCGGAAATCACGGGGGACACGGCGGTCCTGGGGGCAATCACGACCAAATGATGGTCGAATCTGCCACGCGAAAAACTGAGAAAAAGTTCACACAAAGATGTCGATTGTTTGTTGGAAATCTCACTCCAGATACGACCGAGGACGAGTTCAAAGGCTTGTTTGAAAAGTATGGTGAGATCTCCGAGGTCTTCTTGAATAAGTCAAAAGGATTTGGCTTCATCAGATTGGTAAATTCCTTTGTTGTTTGGAGATTTGAACATcctattgaaataaaatatcatGAAACACAGTCTGTGCTGTGAGGAAAAAAGACTTACCATAAAACTGTTTTCCtcttcaacatgttcaattcAAGGCACATTTGTTGAGTTGAATTTTGAAAACTCAACAATAAAAATTGTCCCAACCCCAAGCATGTGCGCAAATTACAATTTAGGCCTAgcacaaaacactttttaaaatgtgggacttactatttttttatttttttatacttcaAATGACCTTCATAACTGTTTTGGTGTTCTTAAGAAATCATTTTGTCAGATTTGTTTTCctatttatgttattttattaaaatgcaATGCATGATGTTTTGTTGGTACAGTTTCAAACGTCAGGAACTAGTATTTTCAAATTTATATCTGTTCAATGATTTTGTTAAAGCTGGTCAGTTTTAATgattaaaatttataattttgtttatgcatCTAATCAAAGaatcttttttgtttcattcgTAGGACACAAGGTACAATGCAGAGGCAGCCAAGGCAGAGTTGGATGGCACAATGAGAAAGAACAGAATGTTGCGTGTACGCTTTGCTACTCACGGTGCCGCCCTGAAAGTCAAAAGTATCCCTCCATGTGTTTCTAATGAGCTATTGGAACAGGCTTTCTCACAGTTTGGTGTTGTGGAGAGAGCAGTTGTGATTGTTGATGATCGTGGCCGACCTACCTCCGAGGGGATTGTTGAGTTTGCAAGGAAACCTGGAGCTCAAAACGCATTGACAAGGATCAAAGAGGGCGTTTTCTTAATAACCTCGTAAGATTTCTAGAttctgtttatcacttgattagtacggtcgcactaaataccgacaactcacaacccctcacgacaactcacagcatcaatttttaaatgcactttaacaaaacatttgaataaagtcaccgttaaatatatgcacaagagtcatatgcatctaaatcacttttaaactgttgaacattttgttcttttattaaactgtaaaaaatgtgttttttaccccaaatttaGTAGCAAACGGAAATATTTGCCATGTCGCTTTCgacgtacttggacgattctattacaccgcagggggcatgggtaatttctgagggctgagttgtattttttttctttttggtttcagctttttttttttttttttttccttgttagtaactaagccgACACTCTGGAATTCAATAAAAGAGAaggtttaaatatatttttttaaactctaTGGGGACTATGAGAGGCACATAAAATGGTAAATATTCATCTTGCATGTTGTATTACCTCTGCGGTGTAATGAAATCGTCCaagtacgtcgaaagacaacatggcggttATTTCTGTTCGGTACtaaattcggggtaaaaaacactttttgtacacttaaaattacatttttttcaacagtttgaaagtgatttgattgtatatgactcttgtgcatatatttacTGCTtaacttatgttcaaatgttctgttaaggtgcatttaaaaattgttgtcgtgaggggtcgtgagttgtcggtatttagtgcgacccgaTAAGTAAACTATGAACAAATCACAGAGATCTATGAACTCTCGAATGGTTTATGTTTTGAAatatacaggcctgtatgcttcatttttgaaaaggcaagggcaccaaggcattttctctttggcaaagggcaccctatgagggaattgtaaatttctactagagcatttcaagggcaccaaggcgatggcaaggggcaacggaggcaatcgcctccgttgcctccgtgaagtatcaggcctgaatatATATacttgtattgttttttttttcattgttgctTGTTgcttcaaagttcaaattttatgTTGTGAAATGAGGAGCAAGTTTTTTTCTGAAGGAAGATTTCTAGGATTTGAAAGTTTCTAACTTTTTAAAATGAGAATTATTAATCTAATATGTAGGActttattttgtgttatttagATCTCCAAACCCAATCTCTGTGGAGCCTCTTGAGCAACGTGATGAGGAAGATGGACTTCCTGAGAAGAACTTGCCTAAGAATCAAGCCTATCACCATGAGAGGGAGAACCCACCTAGATTTGCCTCCCCAGGGTCCTTTGAGTTCCAATGGGGAAACAGGTAAGACAAATATCATGGTCTTGTGCAAGTTAAGCTTGGGCAATATcatgatattatcgaatatcgcgatggatttggttttaatcgaaatatcgatatatcgcgatatatcgcgataattgcgatatatcAATATATCGattaatatcgcgatgtatttgctagctgataccccataggtttggagtaaaaccaaaagaataggtcattagaacacctctcttatactaggactgtctcttctacaactttcacttggagttttaagactgatgatgtcaaatttcattaatcacgattatatcgaatatcgcaatatattgtcggtgatatatcgtgaataaaataaatcgatatcgcccaagcttagtgcaAGTTTAAGAAACTATTGTGAAATGGTGAATGCTTAAATAAGTACTTGTGTATATTGATAACGGATTTtgataaaaacttgtttttgtgcAGATGGAAGGCTTTGGAAGATTCTGAGAGACAACAACGTGAAACACTTGAGAGGAAGTTACAAGACAACCGAGATAAAATGGAAGGAGAGATGGACATGATTAAACATGAACATCAAGCAGTCATGATGAGGCAGGGTAGGTTCTTTCTAAACCCTACACTACGCGTCCTTATATCCACATGATATTCTTCAGAGTCTGATTTacattttggggttttttttgctcTGGGAAAATCAGacaaattgtgattaaaaaGCCTGAAATGCCCATTAAAGCCTACACCTTGTAAACATATAGGccagcccttgtactcaattaattgttccttctttttttccaagaaacaaatatatgcCTGTTCTAGACATCAAACATGACTTTGTAATAGTCATGGTCAGTACAAAAGAGCCGTATAGAATAATATCAAAAATTGTTGTTCAAAGGCTCGACTTGGGAGGCAATCTTGTGAGTGGTCATTTttgattataacaccccttgcaagtattctgcctgctcattggtttagagcgcgtcacatgacatgtcttagttttgctagacgacggccgtgtgatagtgcgtcggtttgccatgcgctagtccgaagactagcacatggcgtgcagtacccagacgtccgttgtgtgtacgaggatgataaattaatagtctgtaaccatttcggattgcacgacactacatgcagcacagtaagtaaaagtgtttgcaatctgtattcgcgtcgtccgtggattgtagcattcaggtctgtaacttaataataacagtacagtatttagaaatgtttggggtgttataaaacaaatattgactgcttttactcgtgcaatggttaaaaactatgactccctcggtgatccccgtagcgttctattttccctcggcttcgcctcgggaaaatagaacgctccggggatcacctcgggagtcatagttttaaccatagcactcgaagcagtcaatatttgtataatagctCAAACACTCCAATAATTGATTAATGGAACCTTTGTTTAACTGGGAAGTATTGAGCCCTTTAAACTACCAGCTTGCCCAAGAAGATGGATGTAGGAGTGTTTGGAATAATATGCTGGATGATTAATCAAATCAATTACTTCTAGCATGACTAGTAAGTGATGCATGcattgaaaatattgctttttgAGACCTATTACTGCCGCAATACTGCCATGTTAGTttctgaagttaatttttttctttttttcatctcATCCAGAATTGGTCCGTCGTCAGGAGGAATTGAATCGTCTTGAAGAAGCTCAAAGGGAGATGCAGCTAAAGTCAGTGTTTTATAATCAGATACTGTGTCAttgattgtttaattttttgtttttaataatttagAGCTGAGTTCATTTGAGAGTAAATTCTTGATTCATTTCAAAGTGAAATCCAAATTTTGCCAAATCAATGACAAAatggttattttttgttttatgttaagATGATTCCATCTTTTTTATTTACCATATTTACTATTATATATTGTCATACAAGTTTATATAAACAGCACTGTTTAAAACTAAACTGACTTAAATCAGGTCTGGAAACTTGTCTGTCAACGATTGGAAAACGGAATCATTTTGTTGGGggaattgtaatttttatttttatttttttttctctgtggggtggggggggggggggacaaggGTTTCTCCCTCAGGTACAGGATTGccaataagccacttcggaatgtcagtggcgcatgtctgttactgctgacaacggactttgtctatctcccgtaaccttttgacaatacccgctggtattgtcaaaaggtcacgggagatagacggagtccgttgtcagcagtaacggacatgcgcagctggaactccgaagtggcttattaaGATTTAAAGATAGGGTGTTCAGAACATATCAAATAATACCTTAATCGTGGATGGTTTGTTTGGGTTTACAGGCGACAAGAGCAGATGCACCAGAGGGAGG
This genomic interval carries:
- the LOC139947510 gene encoding uncharacterized protein isoform X1 — protein: MNRGRNDRPYRGGHRSNYDNRKNQPQRPAIKKEVQSPSPNVAAANNPRTPAVATPNAKPNNKDEAKVTKTSHQDTKQELNKSMERSSSSISSSGDRDNRRHHQRDHDRRDGGMSGGHMSGNHGGHGGPGGNHDQMMVESATRKTEKKFTQRCRLFVGNLTPDTTEDEFKGLFEKYGEISEVFLNKSKGFGFIRLDTRYNAEAAKAELDGTMRKNRMLRVRFATHGAALKVKSIPPCVSNELLEQAFSQFGVVERAVVIVDDRGRPTSEGIVEFARKPGAQNALTRIKEGVFLITSSPNPISVEPLEQRDEEDGLPEKNLPKNQAYHHERENPPRFASPGSFEFQWGNRWKALEDSERQQRETLERKLQDNRDKMEGEMDMIKHEHQAVMMRQELVRRQEELNRLEEAQREMQLKRQEQMHQREEQRRREEVLMKQQQEEMLRRQQQGGGGGGGVSMHQEMRRRQADEMVRHANGMRGNGPQGQINPASGMGGPGNSQGLLSSQGLQALQSIQGQSGGNGNGGRMGPGQGQSRQSRFEQAPPAMGGRGQGGPGGMGGPQQSGGSYGGASAGGPRPLDEIRTRPPPRDMDRRERRDDYMPKRARHY
- the LOC139947510 gene encoding uncharacterized protein isoform X2; amino-acid sequence: MNRGRNDRPYRGGHRSNYDNRKNQPQRPAIKKEVQSPSPNVAAANNPRTPAVATPNAKPNNKDEAKVTKTSHQDTKQELNKSMERSSSSISSSGDRDNRRHHQRDHDRRDGGMSGGHMSGNHGGHGGPGGNHDQMMVESATRKTEKKFTQRCRLFVGNLTPDTTEDEFKGLFEKYGEISEVFLNKSKGFGFIRLDTRYNAEAAKAELDGTMRKNRMLRVRFATHGAALKVKSIPPCVSNELLEQAFSQFGVVERAVVIVDDRGRPTSEGIVEFARKPGAQNALTRIKEGVFLITSSPNPISVEPLEQRDEEDGLPEKNLPKNQAYHHERENPPRFASPGSFEFQWGNRWKALEDSERQQRETLERKLQDNRDKMEGEMDMIKHEHQAVMMRQELVRRQEELNRLEEAQREMQLKRQEQMHQREEQRRREEVLMKQQQEEMLRRQQQGGGGGGGVSMHQEMRRRQADEMGMRGNGPQGQINPASGMGGPGNSQGLLSSQGLQALQSIQGQSGGNGNGGRMGPGQGQSRQSRFEQAPPAMGGRGQGGPGGMGGPQQSGGSYGGASAGGPRPLDEIRTRPPPRDMDRRERRDDYMPKRARHY